Proteins found in one Homalodisca vitripennis isolate AUS2020 chromosome 4, UT_GWSS_2.1, whole genome shotgun sequence genomic segment:
- the LOC124359968 gene encoding uncharacterized protein LOC124359968 has protein sequence MLVALLLLGAGCTITLASPHGANVRLGTAPDQNIQPFQVLGSSLGAVPQTDDVDKLNDGLGLENVGHIRRRRLADDKKLDLKMKMQRVKKVVSMDAIGSYSLYRSNDRRTSLKAFGSTELWYDGKGFGLKKPGLGVQFTIYY, from the exons ATGTTGGTGGCCTTGCTCCTACTGGGTGCAGGATGTACTATAACCCTTGCTTCCCCACATGGAGCAAATGTGAGACTAGGGACCGCACCTGATCAGAATATCCAGCCGTTTCAAGTCTTGGGAAGCTCACTAGGG GCGGTACCACAAACAGACGATGTTGACAAACTCAACGATGGACTTGGCCTGGAGAACGTTGGCCATATCAGAAGACGCAGGTTGGCTGACGACAAAAAACTTGACCTTAAGATGAAAATGCAAAGGGTCAAGAAAGTGGTGAGCATGGATGCTATCGGCTCCTACAGCCTTTACCGCAGCAATGACCGCAGGACCTCTTTGAAGGCTTTTGGTTCCACGGAGCTGTGGTACGACGGCAAAGGATTCGGCCTCAAGAAGCCTGGCTTAGGAGTCCAGTTCACCATCTACTACTAA